The Candidatus Eisenbacteria bacterium genome contains a region encoding:
- a CDS encoding carboxypeptidase regulatory-like domain-containing protein yields the protein MNHRGRSIERYGPAGLPGLLLLAICCVGIGLSSGAISNDADFYPAVYWPSGATPEEGDPIILAAGEIREDLSFALTPSGGAIQGMVRDRFGAPLSGVMVVAESGRFRSHDLTDDLGAFHIDGLPPGQHTVRAWTFEPASSFGEMMPLYAPQAQDEANAQIYTVEDGGVLTGVELTLSPGAVIIGAVFDAITDGLLPNYRVEALHIESGMVFWTKTDAMSIYRLEGLLPGAYKVVVRTGKTTHLDEYYGGVHDPDDATLISLSDPNAGFQADFELDPEGRLFGSVREGDDPRVGDGIPNIEVIATEQTLEVERSVFTDEDGFFMFDKLQTGSYYIYVPAISRFFPNAVNIEEARTVEITEGLDNYGAGMAGNILPDCPGIPELLGGISGTIDPEGDDPPGGWLVRAASQAFTREILAESEGIYVIDCLPDGDYIVSLRADSSHSRQYFDEVPFEYDASLVSVTLPDTTREIDLFPLKSAAIGGTVIAMSSSLPVSNAPVQLHLQETGEIIDTRTDASGHFSIRRLSDGTGLPPGTYTVSIDSFTTGQIAPTPVRSLRAWVETVHRGGRWIVQVFAELPLGAGPYDVRLSRQPENGDESIVAMQETTGAGGESILLEDDEPMPGVSIYQVSAAAGEYRFESEPMEVRLSREDPPDIVSWFSCPNPSRKEWRMILNAGRPISVALQIIDANGRLIWRDDRDLREGENTFIWDGCRNDGQTCAQGMYFFALRESRLLDLVGGGQATEAGTVLASGRVVWIR from the coding sequence ATGAATCACCGCGGACGGAGCATCGAAAGGTACGGACCGGCCGGCTTGCCCGGACTCCTCCTGCTCGCGATATGTTGTGTCGGCATCGGGTTATCCAGCGGCGCTATATCAAACGACGCCGATTTTTATCCCGCGGTCTACTGGCCGTCGGGCGCCACCCCGGAAGAGGGTGATCCGATCATTCTGGCCGCGGGTGAGATCCGGGAGGACCTTTCTTTCGCCCTAACGCCGAGTGGCGGAGCGATTCAGGGTATGGTGCGCGATCGATTCGGAGCGCCCTTGAGCGGGGTCATGGTTGTCGCTGAATCCGGGCGCTTCAGATCCCACGACCTGACGGATGATCTCGGCGCCTTTCACATTGATGGGCTGCCCCCCGGTCAGCACACGGTCAGGGCCTGGACGTTTGAACCCGCTTCCAGTTTCGGGGAGATGATGCCCCTCTATGCGCCCCAGGCTCAAGACGAGGCCAACGCGCAGATCTATACCGTCGAGGATGGGGGCGTATTAACAGGGGTTGAATTGACCCTGTCGCCCGGAGCGGTTATTATCGGAGCCGTCTTTGACGCGATCACGGACGGGCTGTTACCCAATTACCGGGTTGAGGCGCTGCACATTGAATCGGGAATGGTTTTCTGGACAAAGACCGACGCCATGAGTATTTACCGGCTGGAGGGTTTGCTGCCGGGAGCCTATAAAGTCGTTGTCCGAACGGGAAAGACGACGCATCTGGATGAATATTATGGCGGCGTCCACGATCCTGATGATGCGACGCTGATTTCCCTAAGCGATCCAAATGCAGGTTTTCAAGCGGATTTCGAACTGGATCCGGAGGGCCGGCTGTTCGGCTCTGTCCGGGAAGGAGATGATCCACGGGTTGGCGACGGAATCCCGAATATTGAGGTTATTGCAACAGAGCAAACGCTTGAAGTTGAACGATCCGTCTTCACCGATGAAGACGGGTTTTTTATGTTTGATAAACTTCAGACCGGATCCTATTACATCTATGTTCCGGCGATATCGCGTTTTTTCCCCAATGCCGTTAACATCGAAGAAGCCAGAACTGTCGAGATTACCGAGGGACTCGATAATTACGGCGCGGGGATGGCCGGAAACATCTTGCCGGATTGTCCAGGTATCCCAGAGCTTCTTGGCGGCATCTCAGGAACAATTGATCCGGAGGGTGACGATCCGCCGGGAGGCTGGCTTGTGCGCGCCGCATCTCAAGCATTCACCCGTGAGATCCTCGCCGAATCCGAGGGGATTTATGTGATCGATTGTCTTCCCGACGGCGACTATATCGTCAGTCTCCGGGCCGATTCTTCGCATTCGAGGCAATACTTTGATGAAGTTCCCTTTGAATATGACGCGAGTCTTGTCTCGGTGACCTTGCCCGATACAACCCGGGAGATTGACTTATTCCCTCTCAAATCAGCGGCGATCGGCGGCACGGTCATAGCTATGTCTTCATCTCTTCCTGTAAGCAACGCCCCGGTTCAGCTCCACTTGCAGGAGACGGGCGAGATCATCGACACACGTACCGATGCGTCCGGCCATTTCTCGATCCGGCGGCTCTCTGACGGAACAGGCCTTCCTCCCGGCACCTACACTGTTTCGATCGATTCATTCACAACGGGACAGATTGCGCCGACACCGGTGCGGTCCCTCAGGGCGTGGGTCGAAACGGTCCATCGCGGCGGCCGTTGGATTGTACAAGTTTTCGCTGAGCTGCCGCTCGGGGCCGGACCCTATGATGTTCGGCTCTCGCGCCAACCGGAGAATGGCGATGAAAGCATCGTTGCCATGCAGGAGACGACCGGTGCGGGAGGTGAATCCATCCTTCTTGAAGATGACGAACCGATGCCGGGTGTGTCTATTTACCAAGTTTCAGCCGCCGCCGGCGAGTATCGTTTTGAGTCGGAGCCGATGGAGGTCCGGCTTTCACGGGAAGATCCTCCCGATATTGTCTCATGGTTTTCCTGCCCGAATCCCAGCCGCAAAGAATGGCGGATGATTCTCAATGCCGGCCGGCCGATCAGCGTCGCGCTTCAGATTATTGATGCAAACGGCCGTCTTATCTGGCGGGACGATCGTGATTTGCGAGAGGGTGAGAATACCTTTATCTGGGATGGCTGCCGAAATGACGGTCAGACCTGTGCGCAGGGAATGTACTTCTTCGCATTGCGGGAATCAAGATTACTTGATTTGGTCGGCGGCGGGCAGGCAACAGAGGCCGGGACTGTGCTCGCATCCGGCCGTGTTGTTTGGATTCGGTGA
- a CDS encoding SDR family oxidoreductase — protein MTGNINMPWSLEGRAAVCLAASKGLGLGIAREMAAAGARILLVSRRREPLESAAALIVKDLESGAAYPGVTVWHRPELIAADLMEEEAAPSIVAQAKKHFGRLDILVNNIGGPPAGLFHQHSMERWEESYHRLFGSVVRQIKAAHPLLQKSDAPRVLTVTSVAARQPIEGLVLSNTFRPGLVGLVKTLAQEWGPDGILINNLAPGMFATERIAEVEEATAKQRGISREAVRQERLASIPLGRFGDPRELGRVAVFLASPANSYITGQTILVDGGFYKGL, from the coding sequence GTGACAGGGAATATCAATATGCCTTGGAGTTTGGAGGGCCGAGCGGCGGTTTGTCTTGCTGCCAGCAAGGGACTGGGCCTGGGGATTGCGCGGGAGATGGCGGCGGCCGGGGCGAGAATCCTTCTGGTCAGCCGCCGCCGGGAGCCGCTCGAGTCCGCCGCGGCGCTTATCGTTAAAGATCTTGAATCAGGGGCGGCCTATCCAGGCGTCACGGTATGGCACCGGCCTGAACTTATCGCGGCCGATTTAATGGAGGAGGAAGCGGCGCCATCGATCGTCGCTCAGGCGAAGAAACATTTCGGCCGGCTCGATATACTTGTGAACAATATCGGCGGGCCGCCGGCGGGCCTTTTTCATCAACACTCGATGGAGCGGTGGGAAGAGTCATATCACCGCCTTTTCGGCTCGGTGGTGCGGCAAATCAAGGCCGCTCATCCGTTGCTGCAGAAGAGCGATGCTCCGCGTGTCCTTACAGTGACGTCCGTCGCGGCGCGCCAGCCGATCGAGGGCCTCGTCCTCTCCAACACGTTCAGGCCCGGTCTTGTCGGCCTGGTAAAAACGCTGGCGCAGGAGTGGGGTCCCGACGGGATCCTCATTAACAATTTAGCACCCGGGATGTTTGCAACAGAACGCATCGCCGAGGTTGAGGAAGCCACGGCCAAGCAGAGGGGCATATCCCGCGAGGCCGTCCGCCAAGAGAGACTCGCATCGATTCCACTGGGACGTTTCGGGGACCCGCGGGAACTGGGGCGCGTGGCGGTTTTTCTCGCCTCTCCGGCGAACAGCTACATTACGGGACAGACGATTCTTGTTGATGGTGGATTTTATAAGGGTCTGTAG